TCCCGTACCAAGACGCTGATGACCGCGAAATGCGTCGATAAGAAGGGCTCCAAGTGGATGCCCACCGAGCTGGGCGTACTGGCCGCCCAGCTGGGTCCTGACGAGGACGAGGACGAGCTTCTGTTCCCCTAGACCGGGCCGAGGGGAGTCGCAACCCCTATGACGCCCGCGCGAGCCCCCGCTCACCCGTTCTCCGGCGGGGGCTTTCGCGCGCCCTTTTGGTTAAGGGATAGGAATGATCCAAATGGCCATCGAAGGGCTCCGCATGGCGCCCCATCGCTCCAAGATCCATGACGCCGTCATGAACCCGGTCATCGCCGAGGCGCTTCGCTGCCGCATGAGATGGCGCCGCTGGAGGAACCCATGGATGGCTTCGTCTGTCATCAGGCCGAGTGGGCGGTCGTGGCCAACTGTGGCATCTGTCCGAGTGAGCCCATTTGGACTCGGATCTAGGAATCGAAGGTGGAGTGGTCGATTCGCCTATGTTTTTGGCCCGGGGAGAGAAAAAGCGACGCGCGGGGTCGCAGGCGGAAGCGCGTGTACGCCCGGGCTGTACCCACCCCCCTACCCCCTCGGGGGTGGGGGCCTTGGTCGACCTCTTCATAGGGATTCCTCAGGGCGCCGGGGGCCAGGTCGGACCGAGCTCCTCGGGCTGAGTCCCACGCTCAGACACGGTTCGACTTCCTTCTGCCTCAACGGATCGCCACCTGAGCCCGGTGACGCCACAGCGAGGGACCTACCAGAGACCAGGGGCGGGGGCAGCCAGGCGTCCGTGCCGCCGATCGGTCGAGGTATGGACGGACAGTGGACGTCGGCCAATGACCCTGCAGCGCGCATTCCAATCGGCGTCGCTCGCAGCCGCGAAGGGGGTGCAGACGGCATAGACGACGGCTGCCATCGCGGCGACGCTGATTGCGACGGTGCATCGGTCGACGAGCGGATGGAACGGGCCGAACAGCCATTGGGGGGCAAATCAATATTGCTCAGCGGATTCGGAGTCATCATCTTCAGTGCGTGAGACAGTGCTGAAGTGCGAAATTAACGAAGAAGATGAATTTGAAGTTGAAGGTTTTCAAATTGGAAAAGAGATTTCAATTCAACTTTTGGAAGCAATTCAACGAATCATTCATTCAATGAGGCGAACGACAGGTAGTGGTAAATGGTCAGCATTGGATACATGGAGCCATCTCGGGCGTAGCCATGGCGGTGGCCACATCGGTGATGGTGGCGATGCAGGTACTGCTAACCGTGCAACGGCTGGGCTGGCGATGGCAGTAGCACTACCAAAGAAGACTCCGCATTCGCGCTTCAAAGTCGAACGTCGAGGTGAAGCGCCGGGGTGACAGGGCGCTGCTGATTGGTGAGTATGTGAGTAAGCGTCTGAGCGTCGAGCAGAATGAACACGTGATCACATGAGAATTTGGAGAACGCAACACAGGGTAACGTTCTTCGACATCACCAGGTCGAGATCTCGACCTCGGTCGTGCTATTGGGGACTCGCTTGAACTTCGGCTATAGGCACTCACGTCCTGGCACGCCGTCCACCGGTTGCGGCCCTTGACCGCCGAGGGGGGCTCAGTCGATTCGGCGGCAGGCGTACCGAGCCATCAGCGATGATGTTCCTCTCCAGTGAGCCCAGCCTGCATAAGCAGGTTCCCTCGCTTCCGCGAGACGAAGATCGCCCGCCCCGCCAGCGCCGGCGGTGTTGCGGGGCCAGGGCCAACTCACAGAGCCGAGCCCTCGCACATTAGGGTGCGGCATGTGCGGCGCCCTCTGGTTCTCTTCGACCTCGACAACACCCTCCTGGACCGGCGGGGAACGCTCGCCGACTGGGCCACCGAGTTCACCGCCCGGCATGGTCTGGAGCACGAGGAGCAGACGCTCGTCCTAGGGATGGTGGCCGAGCGTGCCTATCCCTCCACTTTTGACACGATCCGAGCCCGGTACCGGCTGCCCATGTCGACGGCGGAGTTGTGGGGCGCGTACTGCACTGAAATCGCGACCATGGTGTCGTGCCCGCCCGAGGTTCTCGACGGCTTGGACGAGCTGCGTGCGGCCGGATGGCGAGTGGGGGTGGCGACCAACGGTGCGATGGACATCCAGCACGCCAAGCTGCGGGCCACCGGTATCTCCGAGCGCGTGGACGGCGTCTTTGTCTCCGAGGAGGCCGATGCGCGAAAACCGCAGACCCGTCACTTCGCCCTGGCGGCGGCCCGCTGCGGCACCGTGCTGTACGACGGCGGCTGGATGGTGGGCGACAACCCAGTCAACGACATCGGCGGCGGACGCTGTGCTGGGTTACGCACCATCTGGATCAAAAACGACCGCCCCTGGCCGCCCGACGATCCCGGGCCGGATCACACGGTGCCGCATGCACGCGCCGCCATCGACCTGCTGCTTCTGCACTCTGCCGACCACACGAGGACCACGACATGACGGTCACCATCGGGCTGCTGCACCCCGGCAGCATGGGAGCCGCGTTCGGCGCCCAACTGCGCACCCGCGGGCACGTCGTGCTGTGGTGTCCTGACGGACGCAGCGACGCAACCCGCAGTCGGGCCGAGCAGTCGGGCCTCGAACCCGAAGCACTCCCCGAACTCGTGTCCCGCTCCGACGTCCTGCTCTCCCTATGCCCTCCGGCCGCAGCCGAAGAGACTG
The Streptomyces tuirus genome window above contains:
- a CDS encoding HAD family hydrolase, producing MRRPLVLFDLDNTLLDRRGTLADWATEFTARHGLEHEEQTLVLGMVAERAYPSTFDTIRARYRLPMSTAELWGAYCTEIATMVSCPPEVLDGLDELRAAGWRVGVATNGAMDIQHAKLRATGISERVDGVFVSEEADARKPQTRHFALAAARCGTVLYDGGWMVGDNPVNDIGGGRCAGLRTIWIKNDRPWPPDDPGPDHTVPHARAAIDLLLLHSADHTRTTT